One part of the Musa acuminata AAA Group cultivar baxijiao chromosome BXJ1-5, Cavendish_Baxijiao_AAA, whole genome shotgun sequence genome encodes these proteins:
- the LOC103983546 gene encoding vacuolar protein sorting-associated protein 2 homolog 2: MNIFKKKTSPKDALRTSKREMAVATRGVEREIASLQLEEKKLVAEIKKTAQTGNEAATRILARQLVRLRQQITNLQGTRAQIRGIATHTQAMYANTSISTGMKGASKAMAAMNKQMEPAKQLKVMKEFQKQSSQMDMTIEMMSEAIDETLDKDEAEEETEELTNQVLDEIGVDVASQLSSAPKGRIAVNNKKVDTASRNVAPESSQVDDLEKRLASLRRI, translated from the exons ATGaacatcttcaagaagaagacctCCCCTAAAG ATGCTCTCAGGACGAGCAAAAGAGAAATGGCTGTCGCCACAAGAG GTGTGGAGCGTGAGATTGCTTCCCTGCAGTTAGAG GAGAAAAAACTGGTTGCAGAGATCAAGAAGACTGCACAAACTGGGAATGAG GCTGCCACCCGGATCTTAGCTCGTCAGCTTGTTCGTCTGAGGCAGCAAATTACAAACTTGCAGGGAACTCGTGCACAAATAAGAGGCATAGCAACCCACACCCAG GCAATGTATGCAAACACTTCAATATCCACAGGAATGAAAGGTGCAAGCAAGGCAATGGCTGCTATGAACAAG CAAATGGAACCagcgaagcagttgaaagtgatgaAAGAATTCCAGAAGCAATCATCACAAATGGATATGACG ATTGAGATGATGTCAGAGGCCATCGATGAAACATTGGATAAAGATGAGGCAGAGGAGGAAACAGAAGAACTCACGAACCAG GTGCTTGATGAAATTGGTGTTGATGTTGCCTCACAG CTATCTTCAGCTCCCAAAGGGCGGATTGCTGTCAACAATAAGAAAGTTGATACTGCCTCAAG GAATGTAGCTCCAGAGAGTTCCCAAGTCGATGATCTCGAGAAGAGGTTGGCATCTCTGCGACGCATCTAA